In one window of Thermodesulfobacteriota bacterium DNA:
- a CDS encoding aconitate hydratase produces the protein MGKSVAEKLIDSHLVSGEPVKGKEVNIRIDQTITQDATGTMAYLQFEAMGVPRVATELSVSYVDHNTLQYGGFENADDHRFLQTLASKYGIYFSKPGNGICHQVHLERFGKPGKTMLGSDSHTPTGGGIGMLAIGAGGLDVAVAMGGGPFSLTYPKIVLVKLKGKLKPWVSAKDVILELLRRMTVKGGVGKVIEYGGEGVKSLSVPERATITNMGAELGATSSVFPSDEVTMEFLAAQGREADWIELKADEDAKYDEVIDIDLSKLEPMIARPHMPDQVCKVSEVEGLKVDQVCVGSCTNSSYRDLMLVSEVLHKGGHKVHPEVSMTISPGSKQVLDMMALNKGLSHLIEAGARILEATCGPCIGNGQSPPSGGVSLRTFNRNFEGRSGTKDGKVYLCSPEVAVAAAVYGVITDPRKLGKFPKVKAPAKFLIDDSMVIPPAKDPSKVTVARGPNIKELPKQAALPDSLKGNVLIKLGDNITTDHITPAGTWLKYRSNVPKYSESVFSQIDAKFHEKAKAAGGGFVLGGENYGQGSSREHAALCPMYLGIKAIIAKSFARIHKDNLVNFGILPLTFENPADYDSIADGDELELPGLRQALTSSETVTLKNVTKGSEYKLRHGYSPRQIETILAGGTLNYTTAARA, from the coding sequence GTGGGCAAGAGCGTTGCGGAAAAGCTGATTGACAGCCACCTGGTCTCAGGTGAGCCCGTAAAGGGCAAAGAGGTGAACATCAGGATAGACCAGACCATCACCCAGGACGCCACGGGCACGATGGCGTACCTGCAGTTCGAGGCGATGGGCGTGCCGAGGGTCGCAACCGAGCTTTCGGTGAGCTACGTAGATCACAACACGCTCCAGTACGGCGGATTCGAGAACGCCGACGACCACAGGTTCCTCCAGACCCTCGCCTCCAAATACGGCATCTACTTTTCAAAGCCCGGGAACGGCATCTGCCACCAGGTCCATCTCGAAAGGTTCGGAAAGCCCGGCAAGACCATGCTCGGCTCCGACAGCCACACCCCCACGGGCGGCGGCATAGGCATGCTTGCCATAGGCGCGGGCGGCCTCGACGTTGCCGTCGCCATGGGCGGCGGCCCGTTCAGCCTTACCTATCCGAAGATAGTCCTCGTCAAGCTCAAGGGCAAGCTCAAGCCCTGGGTGTCCGCCAAGGACGTGATCCTCGAGCTCCTCCGCAGGATGACCGTGAAGGGCGGCGTTGGCAAGGTAATCGAGTACGGCGGAGAGGGCGTGAAATCCCTCTCGGTCCCGGAGAGGGCCACGATAACCAACATGGGCGCGGAGCTCGGCGCCACAAGCTCGGTTTTCCCCTCCGACGAGGTCACAATGGAATTCCTCGCCGCGCAGGGCAGGGAAGCGGACTGGATAGAGCTCAAGGCGGACGAGGACGCGAAGTACGACGAGGTGATAGACATAGACCTCTCCAAGCTCGAGCCCATGATAGCCAGGCCCCACATGCCTGACCAGGTCTGCAAGGTCTCGGAAGTCGAGGGGCTTAAGGTCGACCAGGTCTGCGTGGGAAGCTGCACGAACTCCTCATACAGGGACCTGATGCTCGTTTCCGAGGTCCTTCACAAGGGCGGGCACAAGGTGCACCCCGAGGTAAGCATGACCATCTCCCCGGGCTCCAAGCAGGTGCTCGACATGATGGCCTTGAACAAGGGGCTTTCGCACCTGATAGAGGCTGGCGCGAGGATACTCGAAGCCACCTGCGGCCCGTGCATAGGGAACGGCCAGTCGCCCCCGTCCGGAGGCGTATCTCTCCGCACATTCAACAGGAACTTCGAGGGAAGGTCCGGCACCAAGGACGGCAAGGTCTACCTCTGCAGCCCCGAGGTGGCTGTGGCCGCCGCGGTATACGGCGTAATAACCGACCCGAGGAAGCTCGGCAAGTTCCCCAAGGTCAAGGCGCCGGCCAAGTTCCTCATAGACGATTCGATGGTAATACCCCCGGCAAAGGACCCCTCGAAGGTGACCGTAGCCAGGGGCCCGAACATAAAGGAGCTACCCAAGCAGGCCGCCCTGCCGGATTCATTGAAGGGCAATGTGCTCATAAAGCTCGGGGACAACATTACGACCGACCACATAACCCCTGCGGGCACGTGGCTCAAGTACCGCTCTAACGTGCCCAAGTATTCCGAGAGCGTCTTTTCGCAGATAGACGCCAAGTTCCACGAGAAGGCCAAGGCCGCCGGAGGCGGGTTCGTGCTGGGCGGCGAGAACTACGGCCAGGGCTCTTCGCGCGAGCACGCGGCCCTCTGCCCCATGTACCTCGGGATAAAGGCGATTATCGCCAAGAGCTTCGCCCGCATCCACAAGGACAACCTCGTGAACTTCGGCATACTGCCCCTTACCTTCGAGAACCCGGCGGATTATGACTCCATTGCCGACGGCGACGAGCTCGAGCTTCCCGGCCTCAGGCAGGCCCTGACCTCAAGCGAGACGGTAACGCTCAAGAACGTGACCAAGGGCAGCGAATACAAGCTCAGGCACGGCTATTCGCCGAGGCAGATAGAGACCATACTCGCGGGCGGCACGCTCAATTACACGACCGCCGCAAGGGCTTAA
- a CDS encoding methyl-accepting chemotaxis protein, producing the protein MKKKFRNLSLGAKVMITIGAALVVLTAFDVWFSMKKEKDIMYKDIKKWTFVFAENVRTTLNTLMREDKMDIRFSMLDAMSKEISGVEHVRIIRGPKVDEGFRMMNEQELIPREIEAIKAFKDDIASLEDDLMAARDPDERDEIKEEIEDIKGYIADAEEKITNARLVRETDPREVPKDDLDREVLATGQPIYHFAGDKGRVLIPYIAQKSCASTSGCHKMAREGDVLGAISMEFSIADIQKDIVANNLKTAGVGAVRLAIILGILSFFMSVFVIRNVRSLLAGFNRLSGGDFSAKLKVESEDEMGKLARGFNSFVDRFNGMIGEIQDATVKMAVTSEELSASSTQIVNGTDAQKAKTAQVATASEELSATINEVAGNTHGAAEAAKKASSAARMGADIVAHSINGMSSIVPIVNESSETISKLGSRSAEIGKIVGVINDIADQTNLLALNAAIEAARAGEQGRGFAVVADEVKKLAERTTLATKEISVMIKAIQEDTKKAIESTDKEVKAVEEASGYAKEAGAALDEILLQVEQVSVMVQQIATASEQQSTAAGQISRDIEAVAEVAKSRADDVGHVADAAVDLAKLSARLKEMISLFKTAHGDKPEAPSVQERPVERKRKLALVK; encoded by the coding sequence ATGAAGAAAAAGTTCCGGAATTTGAGCCTTGGCGCGAAGGTGATGATAACCATCGGCGCCGCCCTTGTGGTCCTTACGGCCTTTGACGTGTGGTTCAGCATGAAAAAGGAAAAGGACATAATGTACAAGGACATCAAGAAGTGGACCTTCGTCTTTGCCGAGAACGTGAGGACCACCCTCAACACCCTCATGCGCGAGGACAAGATGGACATCCGCTTCTCCATGCTCGACGCCATGTCAAAGGAGATAAGCGGCGTCGAGCACGTGAGGATAATAAGGGGCCCCAAGGTCGACGAGGGCTTCAGGATGATGAACGAGCAGGAGCTCATCCCCAGGGAGATAGAGGCCATAAAGGCCTTCAAGGACGACATCGCAAGCCTTGAGGACGACCTCATGGCCGCGAGGGACCCCGATGAAAGGGACGAGATAAAAGAGGAGATAGAGGACATAAAGGGCTACATAGCCGACGCCGAGGAGAAGATAACGAATGCCAGGCTCGTCCGCGAGACCGACCCTAGGGAGGTACCCAAGGACGACCTCGACAGGGAAGTGCTCGCGACAGGCCAGCCGATATACCATTTCGCCGGCGACAAGGGCAGGGTCCTCATCCCCTATATCGCGCAGAAGAGCTGCGCATCCACGAGCGGCTGCCATAAGATGGCCAGGGAGGGCGACGTCCTCGGCGCGATAAGCATGGAGTTCTCGATAGCCGACATACAGAAGGACATAGTCGCCAATAACCTGAAGACCGCCGGGGTCGGCGCCGTGAGGCTTGCGATAATACTCGGCATACTCTCGTTCTTCATGTCCGTTTTCGTCATAAGGAACGTGAGGTCGCTCCTCGCCGGGTTCAACAGGCTATCAGGCGGCGACTTTTCCGCCAAGCTCAAGGTCGAGAGCGAGGACGAGATGGGCAAGCTCGCCCGCGGCTTCAACTCGTTCGTCGACAGGTTCAACGGCATGATAGGCGAGATACAGGACGCTACGGTCAAGATGGCGGTCACCTCCGAGGAGCTCTCGGCCTCGTCTACCCAGATAGTGAACGGCACGGACGCCCAGAAGGCAAAGACCGCGCAGGTCGCTACCGCGTCCGAGGAGCTCTCGGCCACCATAAACGAGGTCGCCGGCAATACGCACGGCGCGGCCGAGGCCGCCAAGAAGGCCAGCAGCGCCGCGAGGATGGGCGCGGACATAGTGGCCCATTCCATAAACGGCATGAGCTCCATAGTGCCGATAGTGAACGAGTCTTCGGAGACCATATCCAAGCTCGGCAGCCGCTCCGCCGAGATAGGGAAGATAGTCGGCGTCATCAACGACATCGCCGACCAGACGAACCTGCTTGCGCTGAACGCTGCGATCGAGGCCGCGAGGGCCGGCGAGCAGGGCAGGGGCTTTGCCGTGGTCGCGGACGAGGTGAAGAAGCTCGCCGAGAGGACGACCCTTGCCACCAAGGAAATAAGCGTCATGATAAAGGCGATCCAGGAGGACACGAAGAAGGCCATAGAGAGCACCGACAAGGAGGTCAAGGCCGTCGAGGAAGCGTCGGGCTACGCCAAGGAAGCCGGGGCAGCGCTTGACGAGATACTCCTCCAGGTCGAGCAGGTCTCGGTGATGGTCCAGCAGATAGCGACCGCCTCGGAGCAGCAGTCCACAGCCGCGGGCCAGATAAGCCGCGACATCGAGGCCGTTGCCGAGGTGGCGAAGAGCAGGGCGGACGACGTGGGGCACGTGGCCGACGCCGCGGTGGACCTCGCCAAGCTCTCGGCAAGGCTCAAGGAGATGATATCGCTCTTCAAGACCGCCCACGGCGACAAGCCCGAGGCGCCTTCGGTCCAGGAGCGGCCGGTAGAGCGGAAAAGGAAGCTCGCCCTCGTGAAATAA
- a CDS encoding cytochrome c family protein — MRFWGMVVSAAFVLTLSASEAETAPKYVGVDGCKCHKSEIADWERSVHSKAVDLLQSGKKASKKKSAGLEPDKDYGNDAKCLKCHTTGYEKDGGFANTASTPKMTGVGCEMCHGPGSEYRALHKEKTTKFTRAEAMAAGQLYGSLDPEVCNSCHKHKDNPFRSDDFNVQDALKKNRAFHEYYPLEGKH; from the coding sequence ATGAGGTTCTGGGGCATGGTGGTATCAGCGGCGTTTGTGTTGACTCTTTCGGCATCAGAGGCGGAGACCGCGCCGAAATACGTGGGGGTAGACGGGTGCAAGTGCCATAAATCCGAGATAGCCGACTGGGAACGGAGCGTGCATTCAAAGGCCGTAGACCTGCTGCAGTCGGGGAAGAAAGCCTCAAAGAAGAAGAGCGCCGGGCTTGAGCCGGACAAGGACTACGGGAACGACGCCAAATGCCTCAAATGCCATACAACCGGATACGAGAAGGACGGCGGTTTCGCCAATACGGCCTCGACTCCGAAGATGACCGGCGTGGGCTGCGAGATGTGCCACGGCCCGGGAAGCGAATACAGGGCGCTCCATAAGGAGAAGACGACGAAGTTCACCCGGGCGGAGGCGATGGCTGCGGGGCAGCTCTACGGCTCGCTCGACCCCGAGGTCTGCAACTCGTGCCACAAGCACAAGGACAACCCCTTCAGGAGCGATGATTTCAACGTGCAGGATGCGCTCAAGAAAAACCGCGCCTTCCATGAATATTACCCGCTCGAGGGTAAACACTGA
- a CDS encoding MtrB/PioB family decaheme-associated outer membrane protein, whose amino-acid sequence MKRFLYIAAVAALLAAPADSSGAELAGSASIGVGILDIDNESYKFGEYSGLAKDGAYLLGSADIGRYSGPYYLEFAASDIGLDSRELFLRGGQFGRFDSFISFSQTPRLISNNSRTFFDGVGSSNLTLPAGFVRGTNTPALTNIGDNLQDVKLELKRKKAALGFSERLRSGFGYSLAVSREDKEGLKSIGGTVGTSGSPASARGVILPEPVDYRVDELRAGLDWQKEASYIRFDYLLSDFDNSIETLSWESPFTTVDFARISLPPDNRHQRFSLSGGTALPFYSTRVNFLAEYGMMEQDEKLLPFSVNLPENDPANIPPRESAEAEIRTKTLVFNAASRPAPRLGLNLRYRYYSTDNRTPEETFVYLRNDNTVTTTTLTSEPFDYTSNNLSLDGSYFLSGATTLRAGYEKEVVKRSHRDAEKTRENTLKAGVQSGYFGNLSLGLNVAYSERKAEEGDTILQIDLADRDRTKVSASATYLPSAALAFSAAASYFQDDFDNSALGLQVRKGNTYTVDANWTFSREAAFYGFYTRERIDTGQVGRTGGNLDWAVNHDEDIDTAGIGVNFGFLENRLVFKTDYSYSQSTARLTFLPGRPPMPDLVTRLHSAALTGTYNIDKNLSLSAGYRYENYRSDDWQTDVVDPGSADIANVITLSGPVQDYEAHQALLFLTYRFGS is encoded by the coding sequence ATGAAAAGATTCCTTTATATCGCCGCAGTCGCCGCCCTTCTCGCGGCTCCTGCCGACTCAAGCGGGGCAGAGCTTGCCGGTTCGGCTTCGATCGGGGTCGGCATCCTCGATATCGACAACGAGTCATACAAGTTCGGGGAATACTCCGGGCTTGCAAAGGACGGCGCGTATCTCCTGGGGAGCGCGGATATCGGGCGCTACAGCGGGCCCTATTATCTCGAGTTCGCTGCCAGTGACATCGGGCTCGACAGCAGGGAGCTCTTCCTGAGGGGCGGGCAGTTCGGGAGGTTCGATTCGTTCATATCGTTCAGCCAGACGCCAAGGCTCATATCCAATAACAGCAGGACGTTCTTCGACGGCGTGGGGAGTTCAAACCTTACGCTGCCTGCAGGCTTTGTACGAGGCACCAACACACCCGCCCTGACCAACATCGGAGATAACCTTCAGGACGTAAAGCTTGAGCTGAAAAGGAAGAAGGCTGCGCTTGGCTTCTCCGAGAGGCTTCGGAGCGGGTTCGGTTACTCGCTTGCGGTCTCCAGGGAGGACAAGGAAGGCCTGAAATCAATCGGCGGCACCGTCGGTACGTCCGGCAGCCCAGCCAGCGCAAGAGGAGTGATCCTGCCGGAGCCTGTCGATTACAGGGTTGACGAGTTGAGGGCCGGATTGGACTGGCAGAAAGAGGCGTCTTATATCCGGTTCGACTATCTCCTTTCCGACTTCGACAACAGCATCGAGACGCTTTCATGGGAAAGTCCTTTTACCACGGTTGATTTCGCGAGGATATCCCTGCCCCCGGACAACAGGCACCAGAGGTTCAGCCTTTCCGGCGGCACGGCCCTTCCGTTCTATTCGACGAGGGTGAACTTCCTCGCCGAGTACGGGATGATGGAGCAGGACGAGAAGCTATTGCCCTTTTCGGTCAACCTCCCCGAGAACGACCCGGCCAATATCCCGCCCAGGGAGAGCGCGGAGGCCGAGATAAGGACCAAGACGCTGGTCTTCAACGCGGCTTCCAGGCCCGCGCCCAGGCTCGGGCTGAACCTCAGGTACAGGTACTACTCGACCGACAACAGGACGCCCGAGGAGACTTTCGTATACCTGCGGAACGACAACACCGTGACCACGACAACATTGACCAGCGAGCCTTTCGATTACACCTCGAACAACTTGAGCCTCGACGGCTCGTACTTCCTCTCCGGCGCGACCACCTTGAGGGCCGGGTACGAAAAAGAGGTCGTCAAGAGGTCCCACCGCGACGCGGAGAAGACAAGGGAGAATACCCTGAAGGCAGGGGTACAGAGCGGGTATTTCGGTAACCTGTCGCTCGGCCTGAACGTGGCCTATTCCGAAAGGAAGGCCGAGGAGGGGGATACTATACTCCAGATCGACCTTGCCGACCGCGACAGGACGAAGGTGAGCGCAAGCGCTACCTACCTGCCTTCGGCGGCCCTCGCCTTTTCAGCGGCGGCTTCGTATTTCCAGGACGATTTCGACAACTCAGCCCTCGGCCTTCAGGTTAGGAAAGGGAATACCTATACCGTTGACGCCAACTGGACGTTCTCCAGGGAGGCAGCCTTCTACGGCTTTTATACGAGGGAGCGCATAGACACCGGCCAGGTCGGCAGGACGGGCGGTAATCTGGACTGGGCCGTAAACCATGACGAGGACATAGACACGGCCGGTATCGGGGTCAATTTCGGGTTCCTGGAGAACAGGCTCGTATTCAAGACGGACTACTCATATTCACAGAGCACCGCGAGACTGACCTTCCTGCCTGGCCGCCCGCCTATGCCGGACCTTGTTACGAGGCTCCACTCCGCCGCCCTTACAGGCACGTACAATATCGATAAAAACCTGAGCCTCAGTGCCGGGTACAGATATGAGAACTACCGGTCCGACGACTGGCAGACCGATGTCGTAGACCCGGGTTCGGCTGATATCGCCAACGTAATCACCCTTAGCGGCCCGGTCCAGGACTACGAGGCGCACCAGGCGCTCTTGTTCCTGACATACCGTTTCGGCAGCTGA
- a CDS encoding DmsE family decaheme c-type cytochrome, producing the protein MLRLFYVAILFLAISPAYAADNGGYVGERECYACHKEIRAEYAKDRHGRVFTSAPNGELQARGCEACHGPGAEHIDAVDREDLDLRIQNFRPEKGIPTEANARCLACHENGERGFWKGSRHELSGMRCASCHKIHAEEARPAMDVCFACHQERRAQLQRTSHMPLREGKMTCNNCHNPHGGPGPSALRQASVNENCYACHQEKRGPVIWEHPPVRENCANCHDPHGSNFESLLKIKNPYLCQTCHTTLGSHPRNRYDGGNLTAQQLAGKGCLNCHSQVHGSNHPSGARFQR; encoded by the coding sequence ATGCTCAGGTTGTTCTATGTCGCCATCTTGTTTCTCGCCATATCCCCGGCATACGCCGCTGACAACGGCGGATATGTCGGTGAAAGGGAATGTTACGCCTGCCACAAGGAGATAAGGGCGGAATACGCGAAGGACAGGCACGGGAGGGTATTTACCTCGGCCCCCAACGGCGAGCTCCAGGCCAGGGGTTGCGAGGCCTGCCACGGTCCCGGCGCCGAGCATATAGACGCCGTGGACAGGGAGGACCTCGACCTGAGGATACAGAACTTCAGGCCGGAAAAGGGCATTCCGACCGAGGCTAACGCAAGGTGCCTCGCCTGCCACGAGAACGGCGAAAGGGGCTTCTGGAAAGGGAGCCGGCACGAACTCTCGGGCATGAGGTGCGCGTCCTGCCACAAGATACACGCCGAGGAGGCGAGGCCCGCGATGGACGTATGCTTCGCCTGCCACCAGGAGAGGAGGGCGCAGCTCCAGAGGACTTCCCACATGCCGCTCCGTGAAGGGAAGATGACCTGCAATAACTGCCACAACCCCCACGGCGGCCCGGGACCGAGCGCTCTGAGGCAGGCGTCCGTGAACGAGAACTGCTACGCCTGCCACCAGGAGAAGCGCGGGCCCGTGATATGGGAGCACCCGCCCGTTAGGGAGAACTGCGCGAACTGCCACGACCCGCACGGGTCGAACTTCGAATCGCTCCTCAAGATAAAGAACCCGTACCTTTGCCAGACGTGCCACACCACTCTGGGCAGCCATCCGCGAAACAGGTATGACGGCGGCAATCTTACAGCGCAACAGCTTGCCGGAAAAGGTTGCCTCAATTGCCACAGCCAGGTGCACGGCTCAAACCATCCTTCTGGAGCAAGGTTCCAGAGGTAA
- a CDS encoding DUF2267 domain-containing protein gives MEYVRFIDEVKKFDFIGSEERADSLVKAVLGILASSVDEETARKFTERLPDPLTFEKLRGHQARPVEITMEEFFSEIGAQFKINPDEAKTAVDAVFHLVKEAVGAPTLSEVEYSMPPDVAEELEAA, from the coding sequence ATGGAGTACGTACGGTTCATAGACGAGGTAAAAAAATTCGACTTCATAGGAAGCGAGGAGCGGGCCGATTCCCTCGTCAAGGCGGTCCTCGGCATTCTCGCAAGCTCGGTTGACGAAGAAACGGCGCGCAAATTCACCGAAAGGCTTCCGGACCCGCTTACGTTCGAAAAGCTCCGGGGCCATCAGGCGAGGCCCGTCGAAATAACCATGGAGGAGTTCTTTTCCGAGATAGGCGCGCAGTTCAAGATTAACCCTGACGAGGCCAAGACGGCTGTGGACGCCGTCTTCCACCTTGTAAAAGAGGCGGTGGGTGCCCCTACGCTCTCTGAAGTGGAATACTCCATGCCTCCGGACGTGGCCGAGGAACTCGAGGCGGCCTGA
- a CDS encoding NAD(P)-dependent oxidoreductase, with the protein MKIIFFETGPWEEKALEGLSGHEVVFSAEPLTVENAGLASGAEVVSASIYSNLSSGVLEKLDRLGMVAVRSVGYDNVDVGYCLKRGIVVSRVPEYGGNTVAEFTLALMLAASRKVVRAAARAREGDFSLAGLNGFDLAGRVLGVIGTGRIGKQVIKYAGCMGMEAVAFSRTRYADLERELGFRYTGFRELLSLSDIVSLHVPATPQTRGMLSDGEFAAMKKGAVLVNTSRGEVVDTKALLRALASGRVSAAALDVLPREKTLRSEPEMLRAACEGCEDPEGLLAAEALLRHRNVIATPHIAFFTDEAMRRALEVTIENIASYIKGQPVNSVTRAA; encoded by the coding sequence ATGAAGATAATCTTCTTTGAGACAGGGCCGTGGGAGGAAAAGGCGCTTGAAGGGCTTTCCGGGCATGAGGTCGTGTTCAGCGCCGAGCCGCTTACCGTCGAAAACGCCGGGCTCGCTTCGGGCGCCGAGGTCGTATCCGCCTCCATATACTCGAATCTCTCATCCGGGGTGCTGGAAAAGCTCGACCGCCTCGGCATGGTGGCCGTCCGCTCGGTCGGGTATGACAACGTGGACGTGGGCTATTGCCTCAAGCGCGGCATCGTGGTCTCCCGGGTGCCAGAGTACGGCGGGAACACTGTAGCCGAGTTCACCCTCGCGCTCATGCTCGCGGCGAGCAGGAAGGTGGTCCGGGCGGCTGCCAGGGCCAGGGAGGGGGATTTTTCGCTCGCGGGCCTGAACGGGTTCGACCTGGCCGGGCGCGTCCTGGGCGTCATAGGGACCGGGAGGATAGGGAAGCAGGTTATAAAATACGCCGGGTGCATGGGCATGGAGGCGGTCGCGTTCAGCAGGACGAGGTACGCGGACCTCGAAAGGGAGCTGGGCTTCAGGTATACGGGGTTCCGCGAGCTCCTCTCCCTCTCCGATATCGTCTCGCTCCACGTGCCAGCCACTCCCCAGACCCGGGGCATGCTCTCCGACGGCGAGTTCGCGGCAATGAAGAAAGGCGCGGTGCTCGTAAACACATCGAGGGGTGAGGTAGTGGACACAAAGGCGCTCCTCCGGGCCCTCGCGTCAGGAAGGGTTTCGGCGGCGGCGCTCGACGTGCTGCCCCGCGAAAAGACACTGAGGAGCGAACCGGAGATGCTCCGCGCCGCATGCGAGGGGTGCGAAGACCCGGAGGGGCTGCTCGCGGCTGAGGCGCTCCTTCGCCACAGGAACGTGATCGCAACCCCGCATATCGCCTTCTTCACGGACGAGGCCATGAGGCGCGCCCTGGAGGTCACCATCGAGAACATAGCCTCCTATATAAAGGGACAGCCCGTCAACTCGGTAACCCGGGCCGCTTGA
- a CDS encoding glycoside hydrolase family 15 protein, with the protein MYKKISDYGVIGNFHSLALIGLDGSIDWLCLPHLYSPSIFGALLDSEKGGYFSVTPEGEYDSTAEYLENTNILSTCFRTRQGEATLTDFMTVPFGPEEERKKERHELYRRIEVVKGGMEFRVRFEPRLDYGRAAAKISGIDCTVKAVAGRDSIHLEATRPLEILGDRAEGAWVVREGETAWLHMRYGIGIEGGFDAAKAERALDQSARYWRIWAKKSETGVRVDLGPYKEMIMRSALILKLLYFYPKGTMAAAATTSLPEVVRGVRNWDYRHAWLRDTFFTLEALFNIGHGEEAHGYFGWIEELVMKYGPAIQSVYGLNGEKDLPECELGHLDGYKGSRPVRIGNNAALQRQNDIYGDILNAVHKHAELTGELNPRLWPSLRSICDFAAESWRDKDYGIWEMKSGPHHFTYSKVMCWTALERGIRLAESYGLNGDTRGWKDEAGEIRRDIMENGWDEGRLAFVQHYETDRMDASSLLIPMVGFLPFDDPRVISTVEATKRELSFNDCFFYRYKTDDGLPGEEGAFLICSFWYIDYLIARWRLEEAETYLRRTETVSNHLGLFSEEYDFKWMEPLGNFPQAYTHLGYINSVLALRKARAALKRAGPVV; encoded by the coding sequence ATGTACAAGAAGATATCTGATTACGGCGTAATCGGGAACTTCCACTCCCTCGCGCTGATAGGGCTCGACGGCTCGATAGACTGGCTCTGCCTCCCCCACCTCTATTCCCCCAGCATCTTCGGCGCGCTCCTGGATTCCGAAAAGGGCGGCTACTTCTCCGTGACCCCTGAGGGCGAGTACGACTCCACGGCCGAATACCTGGAAAACACGAACATACTCTCGACCTGTTTCAGGACCCGGCAGGGAGAGGCTACCCTTACCGACTTCATGACCGTGCCGTTCGGGCCGGAGGAGGAAAGAAAGAAGGAGCGGCATGAGCTCTACAGGCGTATCGAGGTAGTCAAGGGGGGAATGGAATTCCGCGTGCGCTTTGAGCCGCGGCTCGATTACGGAAGGGCCGCTGCAAAAATCAGCGGCATTGACTGCACGGTAAAGGCCGTGGCCGGGCGGGATAGTATTCATCTCGAGGCCACCAGGCCTCTTGAGATCCTCGGAGACAGGGCCGAAGGCGCCTGGGTCGTGAGGGAGGGCGAGACGGCCTGGCTCCATATGAGATACGGCATCGGCATAGAGGGCGGCTTCGACGCCGCGAAGGCCGAACGGGCGCTCGACCAGTCTGCCAGGTACTGGAGGATATGGGCCAAGAAGAGCGAGACCGGGGTCAGGGTGGACCTCGGGCCCTACAAGGAGATGATAATGCGCTCGGCCCTCATATTGAAGCTCCTCTATTTCTACCCGAAAGGGACGATGGCGGCCGCGGCCACGACCTCGCTCCCCGAAGTGGTCCGGGGCGTAAGGAACTGGGACTACAGGCACGCGTGGCTCAGGGACACGTTCTTCACCCTGGAGGCGCTCTTCAACATAGGGCACGGCGAGGAGGCGCACGGGTACTTCGGCTGGATAGAGGAGCTTGTGATGAAGTACGGCCCGGCAATCCAGAGCGTATACGGCCTGAACGGCGAAAAGGACCTGCCTGAATGCGAGCTCGGCCATCTGGACGGGTACAAGGGCTCGAGGCCGGTACGCATAGGCAACAACGCGGCTCTGCAGCGCCAGAACGATATCTACGGGGATATACTCAATGCCGTGCACAAGCACGCGGAGCTCACCGGCGAACTCAACCCGAGGCTGTGGCCGTCGCTACGGAGCATCTGCGATTTCGCCGCCGAAAGCTGGCGCGACAAGGACTACGGCATATGGGAGATGAAGAGCGGGCCGCACCATTTCACGTATTCGAAGGTAATGTGCTGGACCGCGCTCGAAAGGGGCATCAGGCTCGCCGAGAGCTACGGCCTTAACGGCGACACCAGGGGATGGAAGGACGAGGCGGGCGAGATAAGGCGCGACATAATGGAAAATGGCTGGGACGAGGGCAGGCTGGCGTTCGTCCAGCACTATGAGACCGACCGCATGGACGCGAGCAGCCTCCTGATACCGATGGTGGGCTTCCTGCCATTCGACGACCCAAGGGTAATATCGACGGTCGAGGCGACGAAGCGCGAGCTATCGTTCAATGATTGCTTCTTTTACAGGTACAAGACCGACGACGGGCTCCCCGGAGAGGAAGGCGCATTCCTCATCTGCTCCTTCTGGTACATCGACTACCTTATCGCCAGGTGGAGGCTCGAGGAGGCGGAGACGTATCTCAGGAGGACCGAGACGGTCTCGAACCACCTAGGCCTTTTCTCGGAGGAGTACGATTTCAAATGGATGGAGCCGCTGGGGAATTTCCCCCAGGCGTACACGCACCTCGGCTATATAAACTCGGTGCTCGCTCTCAGGAAGGCCAGGGCGGCCCTCAAAAGGGCCGGGCCTGTGGTTTGA